In Papaver somniferum cultivar HN1 chromosome 1, ASM357369v1, whole genome shotgun sequence, a genomic segment contains:
- the LOC113336012 gene encoding GDSL esterase/lipase At2g04570-like — translation MAQCSRLLCLLHILLLFVVEIIEAKRFPACIVFGDSTVDAGNNNQIPTVVRANFPPYGQDCEGGKPNGRFCNGRLATDFLSEMLGIKRSIPAYLDPAYDIEDFASGVTFASAGTGYDVATSNVFGGIPLSKELEYFKEYQKKLIAFVGQDKAIETIRESLYMVSVRTNDFLENYHFGPVRSIQFTVDEYANFLISIARTFLTDLYGLGARKILSSGIPPAGCIPIARTVNNFAERTCKEDANEACKDFNDKLQNLVGNLNKELDGIILITWTSIILSWISFKILNYTIGERA, via the exons ATGGCACAATGCAGTCGCCTATTGTGTCTTCTTCACATACTTCTTTTGTTCGTAGTCGAGATCATCGAAGCAAAAAGATTTCCTGCATGTATTGTATTTGGAGACTCGACAGTTGATGCGGGTAATAACAATCAAATCCCCACCGTGGTAAgagctaattttccaccatacgGACAGGATTGTGAAGGTGGAAAACCCAATGGACGTTTTTGTAATGGTCGGTTGGCTACTGATTTCCTGTCGGAGATGCTAGGGATTAAAAGATCAATACCAGCATATTTGGATCCGGCTTATGATATAGAAGATTTTGCTTCCGGAGTTACCTTCGCTTCAGCTGGAACTGGTTATGATGTCGCTACGTCTAATGTGTTT GGTGGGATACCTCTATCGAAAGAATTGGAATACTTCAAAGAGTACCAGAAGAAGTTAATAGCCTTTGTTGGTCAGGATAAGGCGATAGAGACAATAAGAGAATCCTTGTATATGGTGAGTGTACGGACTAATGATTTTTTAGAGAATTACCACTTTGGGCCAGTACGATCGATCCAATTCACGGTAGATGAGTACGCAAACTTTCTCATAAGCATCGCAAGAACATTCCTTACTGACCTTTATGGATTGGGGGCGAGAAAAATACTATCATCAGGAATTCCTCCTGCCGGTTGCATACCTATAGCAAGGACTGTAAATAATTTTGCGGAAAGAACGTGTAAAGAAGATGCAAACGAAGCTTGTAAGGACTTTAATGATAAGTTGCAAAATTTGGTGGGGAATTTAAATAAGGAACTCGATGGAATCATATTAATTACGTGGACATCTATAATCCTATCCTGGATATCATTCAAAATCCTGAATTATACG ATTGGAGAACGCGCATGA